The Papio anubis isolate 15944 chromosome 1, Panubis1.0, whole genome shotgun sequence genome window below encodes:
- the LOC116269741 gene encoding ubiquitin-associated protein 2-like isoform X13, which yields MVGKKKGVSGQKDGGQTESNEEGKENRDRDRDYSRRRGGPPRRGRGASRGRECMHGALSKPAVVRGQENGLDGTKSGGPSGRGTERGRRGRGRGRGGSGRRGGRFSAQGMGTFNPADYAEPANTDDNYGNSSGNTWNNTGHFEPDDGTSAWRTATEEWGTEDWNEDLSETKIFTASNVSSVPLPAENVTITAGQRIDLAVLLGKTPSTMENDSSNLDPSQAPSLAQPLVFSNSKQTAISQPASGNTFSHHSMVSMLGKGFGDVGEAKGGSTTGSQFLEQFKTAQALAQLAAQHSQSGSTTTSSWDMGSTTQSPSLVQYDLKNPSDSTVHSPFTKRQAFTPSSTMMEVFLQEKSPAVATSTAAPPPPSSPLPSKSTSAPQMSPGSSDNQSSSPQPAQQKLKQQKKKASLTSKIPALAVEMPGSADISGLNLQFGALQFGSEPVLSDYESTPTTSASSSQAPSSLYTSTASESSSTISSNQSQESGYQSGPIQSTTYTSQNNAQGPLYEQRSTQTRRYPSSISSSPQKDLTQAKNGFSSVQATQLQTTQSVEGATGSAVKSDSPSTSSIPPLNETVSAASLLTTTNQHSSSLGGLSHSEEIPNTTTTQHSSTLSTQQNTLSSSTSSGRTSTSTLLHTSVESEANLHSSSSTFSTTSSTVSAPPPVVSVSSSLNSGSSLGLSLGSNSTVTASTRSSVATTSGKAPPNLPPGVPPLLPNPYIMAPGLLHAYPPQVYGYDDLQMLQTRFPLDYYSIPFPTPTTPLTGRDGSLASNPYSGGSYLFQAAWCECQCECIGHPFPTAEWIWVSWIQHC from the exons ATGGTCGGGAAGAAGAAGGGAGTCTCAGGCCAGAAGGATGGTGGCCAGACGGAATCCAACGAGGAAGGCAAAGAAAATCGAGACCGGGACAGAGACTATAGTCGGCGACGTGGTGGGCCACCAAGACGGGGGAGAGGTGCCAGCCGTGGACGAGAGTGTATGCATGGGGCTTTATCAAAACCAGCTGTGG ttcgAGGTCAGGAAAATGGATTGGATGGCACCAAGAGTGGAGGGCCTTCTGGAAGAGGAACAGAAAGAGGCAGAAGGGGCCGTGGCCGAGGCAGAG GTGGCTCTGGTAGGCGAGGAGGAAGGTTTTCTGCTCAAGGAATGGG aaccTTTAACCCAGCTGATTATGCAGAGCCAGCCAATACTGATGATAACTATGGCAATAGTAGCGGCAATACGTGGAACAACACTGGCCACTTTGAACCAGATGATGGGACGA gTGCGTGGAGGACTGCAACAGAGGAGTGGGGGACTGAAGATTGGAATGAAGAT CTTTCTGAGACCAAGATCTTCACTGCCTCTAACGTGTCTTCAGTGCCTCTGCCTGCGGAGAATGTGACAATCACTGCTGGTCAGAG AATTGACCTTGCTGTTCTGCTGGGGAAGACACCATCTACAATGGAGAATGATTCATCTAATCTGGATCCGTCTCAGGCTCCTTCTCTGGCCCAGCCTCTGGTGTTCAGTAATTCGAAGCAGACTGCCATATCACAGCCTGCTTCAGGGAACACATTTTCTCATCACAGTATG GTGAGCATGTTAGGGAAAGGATTTGGTGATGTCGGTGAAGCTAAAGGCGGCAGTACTACGGGCTCCCAGTTCTTGGAGCAATTCAAGACTGCCCAAGCCCTGGCTCAGTTGGCAGCTCAGCATTCTCAGTCTGGAAGCACCACCACCTCCTCTTGGGACATGGGCTCAACGACACAATCCCCATCACTGGTGCAGTATG ATTTGAAGAACCCAAGTGATTCAACAGTGCACAGCCCCTTTACAAAGCGCCAGGCTTTTACCCCGTCTTCAACCATGATGGAGGTGTTCCTTCAGGAGAAGTCACCTGCAGTGGCTACCTCCACAGCTGCACCTCCACCTCCGTCTTCTCCTCTGCCAAGCAAATCCACGTCGGCTCCACAGATGTCGCCTGGATCTTCAGACAACCAGTCCTCTAGCCCTCAGCCAGCTCAGCAGAAACtgaaacagcagaagaaaaaagccTCCTTGACTTCTAAG ATTCCTGCTCTGGCTGTGGAGATGCCTGGCTCAGCAGATATCTCAGGGCTAAACCTGCAGTTTGGGGCATTGCAATTTGGGTCAGAGCCTGTCCTTTCTGATTATGAGTCCACCCCCACCACGAGCGCCTCTTCAAGCCAGGCTCCAAGTAGCCTGTATACCAGCACGGCCAG TGAATCTTCCTCTACAATTTCATCTAACCAGAGTCAGGAGTCTGGTTATCAGAGCGGCCCAATTCAGTCGACAACCTATACCTCCCAAAATAATGCTCAGGGCCCTCTTTATGAACAGAGATCCACACAGACTCGGCGGTACCCCAGCTCCATCtcttcatcaccccaaaaggaccTGACTCAGGCAAAG aatgGCTTCAGTTCTGTGCAGGCCACGCAGTTACAGACCACACAATCTGTTGAAG GTGCTACAGGCTCTGCAGTGAAATCTGATTCACCTTCCACTTCTAGCATCCCCCCTCTCAATGAAACGGTATCTGCAGCTTCCTTACTGACGACAACCAATCAGCATTCATCCTCCTTGGGTGGCTTGAGCCACAGTGAGGAGATTCCAAATACTACCACCACACAACACAGCAG CACGTTATCAACGCAGCAGAATACCCtttcatcatcaacatcatctggGCGCACTTCGACATCCACTCTTTTG CACACAAGTGTGGAGAGTGAGGCGAATCTCCATTCTTCCTCCAGCACTTTTTCCACCACATCCAGCACAGTCTCTGCACCTCCCCCAGTGGTCAGTGTCTCCTCCAGTCTCAATAGTGGCAGTAGCCTGGGCCTCAGCCTAGGCAGCAACTCCACTGTCACAGCCTCGACTCGAAGCTCAGTTGCTACGACTTCAG GAAAAGCTCCTCCCAACCTCCCTCCTGGGGTCCCGCCATTGTTGCCTAATCCGTATATTATGGCTCCAGGGCTGTTACATGCCTACCCG CCACAAGTATATGGTTATGATGACTTGCAGATGCTTCAGACAAGATTTCCATTG
- the LOC116269741 gene encoding ubiquitin-associated protein 2-like isoform X12, producing MVGKKKGVSGQKDGGQTESNEEGKENRDRDRDYSRRRGGPPRRGRGASRGRECMHGALSKPAVVRGQENGLDGTKSGGPSGRGTERGRRGRGRGRGGSGRRGGRFSAQGMGTFNPADYAEPANTDDNYGNSSGNTWNNTGHFEPDDGTSAWRTATEEWGTEDWNEDLSETKIFTASNVSSVPLPAENVTITAGQRIDLAVLLGKTPSTMENDSSNLDPSQAPSLAQPLVFSNSKQTAISQPASGNTFSHHSMVSMLGKGFGDVGEAKGGSTTGSQFLEQFKTAQALAQLAAQHSQSGSTTTSSWDMGSTTQSPSLVQYDLKNPSDSTVHSPFTKRQAFTPSSTMMEVFLQEKSPAVATSTAAPPPPSSPLPSKSTSAPQMSPGSSDNQSSSPQPAQQKLKQQKKKASLTSKIPALAVEMPGSADISGLNLQFGALQFGSEPVLSDYESTPTTSASSSQAPSSLYTSTASESSSTISSNQSQESGYQSGPIQSTTYTSQNNAQGPLYEQRSTQTRRYPSSISSSPQKDLTQAKNGFSSVQATQLQTTQSVEGATGSAVKSDSPSTSSIPPLNETVSAASLLTTTNQHSSSLGGLSHSEEIPNTTTTQHSSTLSTQQNTLSSSTSSGRTSTSTLLHTSVESEANLHSSSSTFSTTSSTVSAPPPVVSVSSSLNSGSSLGLSLGSNSTVTASTRSSVATTSGKAPPNLPPGVPPLLPNPYIMAPGLLHAYPPQVYGYDDLQMLQTRFPLDYYSIPFPTPTTPLTGRDGSLASNPYSGGSYLFQAAWCECQCECIGHPFPTAEWIWVSWIQHWKKISTPLQAFLDG from the exons ATGGTCGGGAAGAAGAAGGGAGTCTCAGGCCAGAAGGATGGTGGCCAGACGGAATCCAACGAGGAAGGCAAAGAAAATCGAGACCGGGACAGAGACTATAGTCGGCGACGTGGTGGGCCACCAAGACGGGGGAGAGGTGCCAGCCGTGGACGAGAGTGTATGCATGGGGCTTTATCAAAACCAGCTGTGG ttcgAGGTCAGGAAAATGGATTGGATGGCACCAAGAGTGGAGGGCCTTCTGGAAGAGGAACAGAAAGAGGCAGAAGGGGCCGTGGCCGAGGCAGAG GTGGCTCTGGTAGGCGAGGAGGAAGGTTTTCTGCTCAAGGAATGGG aaccTTTAACCCAGCTGATTATGCAGAGCCAGCCAATACTGATGATAACTATGGCAATAGTAGCGGCAATACGTGGAACAACACTGGCCACTTTGAACCAGATGATGGGACGA gTGCGTGGAGGACTGCAACAGAGGAGTGGGGGACTGAAGATTGGAATGAAGAT CTTTCTGAGACCAAGATCTTCACTGCCTCTAACGTGTCTTCAGTGCCTCTGCCTGCGGAGAATGTGACAATCACTGCTGGTCAGAG AATTGACCTTGCTGTTCTGCTGGGGAAGACACCATCTACAATGGAGAATGATTCATCTAATCTGGATCCGTCTCAGGCTCCTTCTCTGGCCCAGCCTCTGGTGTTCAGTAATTCGAAGCAGACTGCCATATCACAGCCTGCTTCAGGGAACACATTTTCTCATCACAGTATG GTGAGCATGTTAGGGAAAGGATTTGGTGATGTCGGTGAAGCTAAAGGCGGCAGTACTACGGGCTCCCAGTTCTTGGAGCAATTCAAGACTGCCCAAGCCCTGGCTCAGTTGGCAGCTCAGCATTCTCAGTCTGGAAGCACCACCACCTCCTCTTGGGACATGGGCTCAACGACACAATCCCCATCACTGGTGCAGTATG ATTTGAAGAACCCAAGTGATTCAACAGTGCACAGCCCCTTTACAAAGCGCCAGGCTTTTACCCCGTCTTCAACCATGATGGAGGTGTTCCTTCAGGAGAAGTCACCTGCAGTGGCTACCTCCACAGCTGCACCTCCACCTCCGTCTTCTCCTCTGCCAAGCAAATCCACGTCGGCTCCACAGATGTCGCCTGGATCTTCAGACAACCAGTCCTCTAGCCCTCAGCCAGCTCAGCAGAAACtgaaacagcagaagaaaaaagccTCCTTGACTTCTAAG ATTCCTGCTCTGGCTGTGGAGATGCCTGGCTCAGCAGATATCTCAGGGCTAAACCTGCAGTTTGGGGCATTGCAATTTGGGTCAGAGCCTGTCCTTTCTGATTATGAGTCCACCCCCACCACGAGCGCCTCTTCAAGCCAGGCTCCAAGTAGCCTGTATACCAGCACGGCCAG TGAATCTTCCTCTACAATTTCATCTAACCAGAGTCAGGAGTCTGGTTATCAGAGCGGCCCAATTCAGTCGACAACCTATACCTCCCAAAATAATGCTCAGGGCCCTCTTTATGAACAGAGATCCACACAGACTCGGCGGTACCCCAGCTCCATCtcttcatcaccccaaaaggaccTGACTCAGGCAAAG aatgGCTTCAGTTCTGTGCAGGCCACGCAGTTACAGACCACACAATCTGTTGAAG GTGCTACAGGCTCTGCAGTGAAATCTGATTCACCTTCCACTTCTAGCATCCCCCCTCTCAATGAAACGGTATCTGCAGCTTCCTTACTGACGACAACCAATCAGCATTCATCCTCCTTGGGTGGCTTGAGCCACAGTGAGGAGATTCCAAATACTACCACCACACAACACAGCAG CACGTTATCAACGCAGCAGAATACCCtttcatcatcaacatcatctggGCGCACTTCGACATCCACTCTTTTG CACACAAGTGTGGAGAGTGAGGCGAATCTCCATTCTTCCTCCAGCACTTTTTCCACCACATCCAGCACAGTCTCTGCACCTCCCCCAGTGGTCAGTGTCTCCTCCAGTCTCAATAGTGGCAGTAGCCTGGGCCTCAGCCTAGGCAGCAACTCCACTGTCACAGCCTCGACTCGAAGCTCAGTTGCTACGACTTCAG GAAAAGCTCCTCCCAACCTCCCTCCTGGGGTCCCGCCATTGTTGCCTAATCCGTATATTATGGCTCCAGGGCTGTTACATGCCTACCCG CCACAAGTATATGGTTATGATGACTTGCAGATGCTTCAGACAAGATTTCCATTG